The following coding sequences are from one Lipingzhangella halophila window:
- a CDS encoding acyl-CoA dehydrogenase family protein gives MSGPFTTERIELLRNEVRDFAESEVLPKVPSMEESRSVADELSRLIAKQGWIGATIGPSFGGMGLGHLAKTVIIEELSRVSGAMGAMVQASQLGVAKIVHFGNELQQKTWLPAIATGECLPTIAVTESESGGHVLGMAANAVRDGDDYILNGRKVFVGNSHVGDLHGVIVRTGDGSKGLSAFLVESDRPGLSLGPHRAAMGLHGFSFGELVFDDCRVPAGNLLGSEGDGLAVAYSSSVLYGRANLAAVSLGIHQAILEETTGYCTSQHRYGAPLSELPTIKMKLGQIQSRLMTSRLALYHAVHMLDQALPCDAELMNAKLVNVENALDSARSAMEMHAASGLYTDRPIERYLRDAHHIFAPAGTSDIQLLRLSEVALGRHNRQWSDQLADRLESEAVL, from the coding sequence ATGTCCGGCCCGTTCACTACAGAGCGTATCGAACTCCTACGGAACGAGGTTCGCGATTTCGCGGAGTCCGAGGTGCTCCCCAAAGTCCCCAGCATGGAAGAGTCGCGGTCCGTCGCGGACGAGCTGTCCCGGCTGATCGCCAAGCAGGGGTGGATCGGGGCCACCATCGGGCCGAGCTTCGGCGGCATGGGCCTGGGCCACCTGGCCAAGACCGTCATCATCGAGGAACTGTCGCGGGTCAGCGGGGCCATGGGCGCCATGGTCCAGGCGTCGCAGCTCGGGGTCGCCAAGATCGTGCACTTCGGCAACGAGCTACAGCAGAAAACCTGGTTACCCGCCATCGCCACTGGCGAGTGCCTACCGACGATCGCCGTGACCGAGTCCGAGTCCGGCGGGCACGTCCTTGGTATGGCGGCGAACGCGGTGCGCGACGGCGACGACTACATCCTCAACGGCCGGAAGGTGTTCGTCGGCAACAGCCACGTCGGCGACCTGCACGGCGTCATCGTCCGCACCGGAGACGGGTCCAAAGGACTGTCGGCGTTCCTGGTGGAGTCGGACCGCCCCGGCCTCTCGCTCGGGCCGCACCGCGCCGCCATGGGCCTACACGGCTTCAGTTTCGGCGAGCTGGTTTTCGATGATTGCCGGGTTCCCGCTGGGAACCTCCTCGGATCCGAGGGCGATGGCCTGGCCGTCGCGTACTCGTCGAGCGTGCTGTACGGCAGGGCCAACCTCGCCGCGGTCTCCCTGGGAATCCACCAGGCGATCCTGGAGGAGACCACCGGGTACTGCACCAGCCAGCACCGCTACGGCGCACCACTGAGCGAGCTCCCCACGATCAAGATGAAGCTGGGGCAGATACAGTCGCGGCTGATGACCAGCCGGCTGGCGCTCTACCACGCGGTGCACATGCTGGACCAGGCGCTGCCCTGCGACGCCGAGCTGATGAACGCCAAGCTCGTCAACGTCGAGAACGCCCTCGACTCCGCGCGCAGCGCCATGGAGATGCACGCCGCCAGCGGCCTCTATACCGACCGGCCGATCGAACGCTACCTGCGCGACGCGCACCACATATTCGCCCCGGCGGGCACCTCCGACATCCAGTTGCTCCGGCTGAGCGAAGTCGCGCTGGGCCGCCACAACCGGCAGTGGTCGGACCAGCTCGCCGACCGCCTGGAATCCGAGGCCGTGCTCTAG
- a CDS encoding PepSY-associated TM helix domain-containing protein, protein MTSSQHLPDTDPVPPDAGTPAQSPRRPGAPPGGRRSAWSLLRPALLRLHFYAGVLVAPFLLVAATSGLLYAFSPQIEQAVYADELRVPVGDERIPLADQVAAAADAHPEGTLNAVRLGEDPDESTRVLFDEPGLEESHRTGVFVDPYTGEVLGKLDSYGSSGALPVRSWISELHRHLHLGDPGRVYSELAASWLWAVAGGGVLLWVSKRRGQRRIRGVLAPDNRARGRNRAMSWHGSVGIWAVAGFFVLSATGLTWSTYAGDNIGKIREAMNWQTPALSAAEEAPGDAGRGSSGAGADAARDVGVDRALESARAAGMSGPVEVSLPASAEEPYIVQQTSREWPAHRGSVAVDQQNGEVVEELRFTDFPFMAKLTAWGIAFHMGLLFGLPNQLLLAATALSVIGLVILGYRMWFQRRPTASGGFAPGRPFPRGAWRTLPLGTRVLLVAAAVGIGVLLPVFGVSLLLFLVVDGVVAAGRRRRNRRVSGPETSPEPRSRAVAD, encoded by the coding sequence ATGACCTCTTCGCAACACCTCCCCGACACCGATCCTGTGCCCCCTGACGCGGGCACCCCAGCGCAAAGCCCGCGCCGGCCGGGAGCGCCACCTGGTGGGCGGCGCTCCGCCTGGTCGCTGCTGCGTCCCGCTCTGCTGCGGCTGCACTTCTACGCCGGCGTCCTGGTGGCGCCGTTCCTGCTGGTGGCCGCCACGTCGGGACTGCTGTACGCGTTCTCCCCGCAGATCGAGCAGGCCGTCTACGCCGACGAGCTGCGCGTCCCCGTCGGGGACGAGCGGATTCCGCTGGCGGACCAGGTCGCGGCGGCCGCCGACGCGCATCCCGAGGGAACCCTGAACGCGGTGCGCCTCGGCGAGGACCCCGACGAGAGCACCCGGGTCCTGTTCGACGAGCCCGGCCTGGAGGAGAGCCACCGCACGGGGGTCTTCGTCGACCCCTACACCGGCGAGGTTCTCGGCAAGCTGGACAGCTACGGAAGCAGTGGTGCGCTCCCGGTCCGTTCCTGGATCTCCGAGCTGCACCGCCACCTGCACCTGGGCGATCCCGGACGGGTCTACAGCGAGCTCGCGGCGAGCTGGCTCTGGGCGGTCGCCGGCGGGGGTGTGCTGCTGTGGGTGTCCAAGCGGCGCGGTCAACGCCGGATTCGGGGCGTCCTGGCCCCCGACAACCGCGCGCGCGGCCGCAACCGGGCCATGTCCTGGCACGGCTCCGTCGGAATCTGGGCGGTCGCGGGCTTCTTCGTGCTTTCCGCGACCGGCCTGACCTGGTCGACGTACGCGGGCGACAACATCGGCAAGATCCGCGAGGCGATGAACTGGCAGACCCCGGCGCTCAGCGCCGCCGAGGAGGCTCCCGGAGACGCCGGACGAGGCTCCTCCGGCGCGGGAGCGGACGCGGCGCGGGATGTCGGGGTGGACAGGGCGCTGGAGTCGGCCCGCGCGGCCGGGATGAGCGGCCCCGTCGAGGTCAGCCTGCCCGCCTCCGCCGAGGAGCCCTACATCGTCCAGCAGACGTCGCGAGAGTGGCCCGCCCACCGGGGCTCGGTTGCGGTCGACCAGCAGAACGGCGAGGTCGTCGAGGAGCTGCGGTTCACCGACTTCCCGTTCATGGCCAAGCTGACCGCCTGGGGTATCGCGTTCCACATGGGCCTGCTCTTCGGGCTGCCGAACCAACTGCTGCTCGCGGCTACCGCGCTGTCGGTCATCGGCCTGGTGATCCTGGGCTACCGGATGTGGTTCCAGCGCCGCCCCACGGCGAGCGGCGGGTTCGCGCCGGGCCGGCCGTTCCCGCGCGGGGCCTGGCGGACGCTGCCGCTGGGTACCCGCGTCCTCCTCGTGGCCGCGGCAGTGGGAATCGGCGTGTTGCTGCCGGTGTTCGGTGTCTCGCTGCTGCTGTTCCTCGTCGTTGACGGCGTGGTCGCGGCAGGGCGGCGGCGCCGGAACCGGCGGGTATCCGGGCCGGAAACCAGCCCGGAACCGCGGTCCCGGGCTGTGGCGGACTGA
- a CDS encoding roadblock/LC7 domain-containing protein, giving the protein MVSPVPPSQNSDLGWLLSNLVERVPHTRSTVLLSADGLTKAVYGMDTESAEQLAAIASGLFSLARGTGARFGGSDGVRQVVVELDDTMLFVSSAGFGSVLAVLAGREADAGVLGYEMSQLIKSVRPFLGTPARSAPAARPATTRPSEHGGL; this is encoded by the coding sequence ATGGTGAGCCCTGTTCCCCCGAGCCAGAATTCGGATCTCGGTTGGCTGCTGAGCAATCTGGTCGAGCGGGTTCCACACACCCGCAGTACCGTCCTGCTGTCAGCCGATGGGCTGACAAAAGCCGTCTACGGCATGGACACCGAAAGCGCGGAGCAGTTGGCTGCGATCGCCTCTGGGCTGTTTTCCCTCGCGCGGGGCACTGGTGCCCGGTTCGGGGGTAGTGACGGTGTTCGGCAGGTAGTAGTTGAACTCGACGACACCATGCTGTTCGTCTCGTCGGCGGGCTTCGGCTCGGTCCTCGCCGTCCTGGCCGGCCGGGAGGCCGACGCCGGGGTACTCGGCTACGAAATGTCACAGCTCATCAAGAGCGTACGGCCGTTCCTGGGGACGCCGGCCCGCTCCGCGCCCGCCGCCCGCCCCGCGACGACCCGCCCCAGTGAGCATGGCGGGCTCTGA
- a CDS encoding OmpA family protein — translation MARTTPTPAMALLATGSLLLSGCSLFDDDGPPEVKEEFPYTREGRIFQDTGNDEEMRFSVTALERTPDHTVLHYEVEYPDGFEGANRNLSMPHTLVDPMTGQVFREYVDSDGLKYGSVSPNNDGLYPVHDGTTNEYRRYFPPIPKDVEQVTFVGSGLGAMTGIPIQDVDEDRPGPENPNGPDHLSPDNPPDDTLTFENRPPDDDAEADTGWVESFVDSDIASITRDGDRETISLHSDVMFEFDESDLTDEAEDVVRQAAGTLASNVSEDGSEITVIGHTDGKGSDAYNQNLSEERAQTVRDLLLEELGDDYSYEVEGRGSTEPVAVEGGPDDEEARARNRRVEFSYDIQASGEQEEEDEDGLGVAQRTVTWPAPFTDDNGSVVATEEKGDVKLEVYPLRRDGAYVISTVALTNESDEPTVLDMGADREEQAGGPEQFSSGSLGGFQLLDPETDLVRYVAQMTLENGGSSGFAEEVHELQPDNTYDLVAVFAAPPVDTEELTLRAGPFGEIEEVPIEE, via the coding sequence ATGGCCCGGACGACGCCCACCCCTGCTATGGCACTGCTGGCCACCGGCAGCCTCCTCCTCAGCGGCTGCAGCCTGTTCGACGACGACGGCCCGCCGGAGGTCAAGGAGGAGTTCCCGTACACCCGGGAGGGGCGGATCTTCCAGGACACCGGAAACGACGAGGAGATGCGGTTCTCCGTCACCGCCCTGGAGCGCACTCCCGACCACACCGTCCTGCACTACGAGGTCGAATACCCCGACGGCTTCGAGGGCGCCAACCGCAACCTCAGCATGCCGCACACCCTGGTCGACCCCATGACCGGTCAGGTCTTCCGCGAGTACGTCGACAGCGACGGCCTGAAGTACGGCTCCGTCAGCCCGAACAACGACGGCCTGTACCCCGTGCACGACGGGACCACCAACGAGTACCGCAGGTACTTCCCGCCCATCCCCAAGGACGTCGAGCAGGTGACGTTCGTGGGCAGCGGGCTCGGCGCCATGACGGGCATCCCCATCCAGGACGTCGACGAGGACCGGCCCGGCCCGGAGAACCCGAACGGCCCGGACCATCTCTCGCCCGACAACCCGCCGGATGACACCCTCACGTTCGAGAACCGCCCGCCCGACGACGACGCGGAGGCCGACACCGGATGGGTGGAGAGCTTCGTCGACTCCGACATCGCCTCCATCACCCGCGACGGGGACCGCGAGACCATTTCGCTGCACTCCGACGTAATGTTCGAGTTCGACGAGTCCGACCTGACCGACGAGGCCGAGGACGTCGTGCGCCAGGCGGCCGGGACGCTGGCGAGCAACGTCTCCGAGGACGGCTCGGAGATCACCGTTATCGGGCACACCGACGGCAAGGGGTCCGACGCCTACAACCAGAACCTGTCCGAGGAGCGCGCGCAGACCGTACGCGACCTGCTCCTGGAGGAACTGGGGGACGACTACAGCTACGAGGTCGAGGGACGCGGCAGCACCGAGCCGGTGGCCGTCGAAGGCGGCCCCGACGACGAGGAGGCCCGAGCCCGCAACCGGCGGGTCGAGTTCTCCTACGACATCCAGGCCTCGGGCGAGCAGGAGGAGGAAGACGAGGACGGGCTCGGCGTCGCGCAACGCACCGTCACCTGGCCGGCGCCGTTCACCGACGACAACGGCAGCGTCGTCGCCACCGAGGAGAAGGGCGACGTGAAGCTGGAGGTGTACCCGCTGCGCCGCGATGGCGCCTACGTGATCTCCACGGTGGCGCTGACCAACGAGTCCGATGAGCCCACCGTGCTGGACATGGGGGCCGACCGCGAGGAGCAGGCGGGCGGTCCGGAGCAGTTCAGCTCCGGCTCACTGGGCGGCTTCCAGCTCCTCGACCCCGAGACCGACCTGGTGCGCTACGTCGCGCAAATGACCCTGGAGAACGGCGGGTCCAGCGGCTTCGCCGAAGAGGTGCACGAGCTGCAGCCGGACAACACCTACGACCTTGTCGCGGTGTTCGCCGCCCCGCCGGTCGACACCGAGGAACTCACCCTGCGCGCCGGCCCGTTCGGCGAGATCGAGGAGGTCCCGATCGAGGAGTGA
- a CDS encoding sugar phosphate isomerase/epimerase family protein: protein MTGIERLSLNQKTVNRCTAPEAIDGCLAAGVPAIGLWREPVQETGVRRAAKLVRDAGLRVSSLCRGGFFTAEEGPRRRAALDDNRRALDEAAELGAPCLVLVVGGLPDGSRDLPAARQRVIGALAELAPYAAERGVRLALEPMHPVYCADRGVLSTLGQALAIAEEFPTDRVGVVVDTFHVWWDPEVFAQIERAGPRIASFQVSDWITPLPADVLLGRGMMGDGHIEFAPLRAAVDAAGYRGDIEVEIFNADVWAREPGEVMGTMVERYLDTVCG from the coding sequence GTGACCGGAATCGAACGCCTCTCGCTCAACCAGAAGACCGTCAACCGGTGCACGGCCCCAGAGGCCATCGACGGCTGTCTCGCGGCCGGGGTCCCCGCGATCGGTCTGTGGCGCGAGCCGGTGCAGGAGACCGGCGTGCGCCGGGCGGCCAAGCTCGTGCGGGACGCCGGGCTGCGCGTGTCGTCGTTGTGCCGTGGCGGTTTCTTCACCGCCGAGGAGGGCCCGCGCAGGCGCGCGGCCCTCGACGACAACCGCAGGGCCCTCGACGAGGCCGCGGAGCTCGGTGCCCCGTGCCTGGTGCTCGTTGTCGGCGGGCTGCCCGATGGCTCGCGTGACCTGCCCGCCGCCCGCCAGCGCGTCATCGGCGCGCTCGCCGAACTGGCGCCGTACGCCGCCGAGCGCGGTGTGCGGCTCGCGCTGGAACCGATGCACCCCGTCTACTGTGCCGACCGCGGGGTGCTGTCCACCCTGGGGCAGGCGCTCGCGATCGCCGAGGAGTTCCCCACCGACCGGGTGGGAGTGGTGGTCGACACCTTCCACGTGTGGTGGGACCCGGAGGTGTTCGCGCAGATCGAGCGAGCTGGCCCACGTATCGCAAGCTTCCAGGTAAGCGACTGGATCACCCCGCTGCCCGCCGATGTGCTGCTCGGGCGCGGAATGATGGGTGACGGCCACATCGAGTTCGCGCCGCTGCGCGCGGCTGTGGACGCCGCCGGGTACCGAGGCGACATCGAGGTGGAGATCTTCAACGCGGACGTGTGGGCACGCGAGCCCGGTGAGGTCATGGGCACCATGGTCGAGCGCTACCTCGACACCGTCTGCGGCTGA
- a CDS encoding dihydrodipicolinate synthase family protein, with amino-acid sequence MSPTIRLPAADGSIVDYQVPEPGKWHRSADPPNSRIAFAAAHVAADPLGDNVPGAPAAVDWEATLAFRRHLWSHGLGVAEAMDTAQRGMGLDWPATRELIRRSAAEAGATGGRIAAGAGTDHLPADASALADVAAGYEEQAAVVEDAGAQVILMASPHLAALARGPKDYHEIYGKLLDQVREPAILHWLGPMFAPALAGYWGSDDVAEATESLLALLRRYADRVDGVKVSLLDAAHETRLRAALPEGVRLYTGDDFHYPELIKGDGRAYSDALLGVFAAIAPAAASALRALDDGDEAAYDAALEPTVPLARHLFSAPTYYYKTGIAFLAWLCGHQPGFTMVGGLHAGRGTVHLAHAFRLAGDAGLLSDPDLAAARMRSLLDVAGVDR; translated from the coding sequence GTGAGCCCCACCATCAGGCTGCCCGCCGCGGACGGCTCCATCGTCGACTACCAGGTGCCTGAACCGGGAAAATGGCACCGCTCGGCCGATCCGCCGAACAGCCGGATCGCGTTCGCCGCCGCCCACGTGGCCGCCGACCCCCTCGGGGACAACGTGCCGGGCGCGCCCGCGGCCGTGGACTGGGAGGCCACCCTGGCGTTCCGGCGGCACCTGTGGTCGCACGGGCTCGGGGTGGCCGAGGCCATGGACACCGCGCAACGGGGTATGGGGCTGGACTGGCCGGCCACCCGCGAGCTGATCCGCCGGAGCGCCGCCGAGGCCGGGGCCACCGGCGGCCGGATCGCCGCGGGGGCCGGAACCGACCACCTGCCCGCCGACGCGTCGGCCCTCGCGGACGTGGCGGCCGGCTACGAGGAGCAGGCCGCGGTGGTCGAGGACGCCGGTGCCCAGGTGATCCTCATGGCCAGTCCGCACCTGGCGGCGCTGGCCCGCGGGCCCAAGGACTACCACGAGATCTACGGCAAACTGCTCGACCAGGTGCGCGAACCGGCCATCCTGCACTGGCTGGGCCCCATGTTCGCCCCCGCGCTGGCCGGCTACTGGGGGTCGGATGACGTGGCCGAGGCCACCGAGTCGCTGCTGGCCCTGCTGCGCCGTTACGCCGACAGGGTCGACGGCGTCAAGGTCTCGCTGCTGGACGCCGCGCACGAGACCCGGCTTCGCGCGGCCCTTCCCGAAGGGGTCCGGCTCTACACCGGCGACGACTTCCACTACCCGGAGCTGATAAAGGGGGACGGCCGCGCCTACAGCGACGCGCTGCTCGGTGTCTTCGCCGCGATCGCGCCCGCCGCCGCCTCCGCGCTGCGCGCCCTGGACGACGGGGACGAGGCCGCCTACGACGCCGCGCTCGAACCGACCGTGCCCCTGGCCCGGCACCTGTTCAGCGCGCCCACCTACTACTACAAGACCGGTATCGCGTTCCTGGCCTGGCTGTGCGGGCACCAGCCCGGATTCACGATGGTCGGCGGGCTGCACGCCGGGCGCGGCACCGTCCACCTGGCGCACGCCTTCCGGCTCGCCGGGGACGCGGGACTGCTGAGCGACCCCGACCTGGCCGCGGCCCGAATGCGCTCACTGCTCGACGTCGCGGGGGTGGACCGGTGA
- a CDS encoding GAF domain-containing protein has protein sequence MNAEPAGHLLTPVDQEAPRRMERLRELGLGDHPDPEFDEFARDLGTTTGAPFAMVNFIDETRQYFAGLHAAAQGQAANALAEPAATSEPDRIMARDHGYCPHVVVRRLPLVLDDVCDYPRFAGNPVVDTIGIRSYMGAPLIDRTGMTLGTICVVDREPRPWGRPGLELIKQRAAELMRLVHRREGIETAS, from the coding sequence ATGAACGCTGAACCCGCAGGACACCTACTTACCCCCGTAGACCAGGAAGCACCGCGCCGGATGGAGCGGCTGCGCGAACTCGGACTGGGCGATCACCCGGACCCGGAGTTCGACGAGTTCGCGCGCGACCTGGGGACCACCACGGGCGCGCCGTTCGCGATGGTCAACTTCATCGATGAGACCCGCCAGTACTTCGCCGGGCTGCACGCCGCCGCGCAGGGGCAGGCCGCCAACGCGCTGGCGGAACCCGCGGCCACCTCGGAGCCGGACCGGATCATGGCACGCGACCACGGGTACTGCCCGCACGTGGTGGTGCGGCGTCTTCCGCTGGTGCTGGACGACGTCTGCGACTACCCGCGGTTCGCCGGTAACCCGGTGGTCGACACGATCGGGATCCGTTCGTACATGGGCGCCCCCCTGATCGACCGCACAGGGATGACCCTCGGCACGATCTGCGTCGTGGACCGCGAGCCGCGGCCGTGGGGCCGTCCCGGCCTGGAGCTCATCAAGCAGCGCGCCGCGGAGCTCATGCGGCTCGTGCACCGGCGCGAGGGAATCGAGACCGCGAGCTAG
- a CDS encoding sensor histidine kinase: MPEHPPPSAGEHPDARHRRHPAQDAGTASGLRGLHLWISVVPAAMVMLLAVAAVVILLAVTPSVLTTRIVLAMAAGGAVLVLAGAVYAATYATGRIEERLEALCSLSARGNSELQHLVEKVRNGEDAVPRSVDALPAETTDAFVLLEYDLLRSQSAAQNTVLQVANMKPVAGSEQQVEVFVNVARRMQSLVHREISLLDELEAKVEDPDLLKGLFTIDHLATQMRRQSESLAVLGGAASGRRWSRPVNLYEVLRSAVAEVESYPRVKVVPPSAGAVHGAAVVDVIHLVAELIENAAKFSPPHAHVVVRAEEVAAGVAVEVEDRGLGMAPADQRRMNGLLADPGQVNIGELLRDGRIGLYVVAALARKHGARVQLQTNVYGGTQAVAVLPRSLISPQGQDTGTQAQPEPAPAPGVPETPQRAAAPSPYAEPPPTASGGGSGSGPVPQDTGAQVRPEPTPASGTSRPPQWPTPAASHAEPPPTAPGGGSGSGPVPQDTGAQVRPEPAPASGTSRPPQWPTPAASHAEPPPTAPGGGNGSGPVPQDTGAQVRPEPAPASGTSRPPQWPTPAASHAEPPPAAPGGGNGSGPAPQGTGEQRAGSEFISRRPASTSLAASTAHSAPPGNEHRPPLPQRRAQTHLAPQLRESPEPRDDEPGTEHSPGLMAAFQGGFSQAEEEDRNRPGDRTD; the protein is encoded by the coding sequence ATGCCTGAACACCCCCCGCCCAGCGCTGGCGAACACCCAGACGCGCGACACCGCAGACACCCCGCGCAGGACGCGGGTACCGCGAGCGGACTGCGTGGCCTCCACCTGTGGATCTCCGTGGTTCCAGCCGCCATGGTGATGCTCCTGGCGGTTGCGGCCGTCGTGATCCTGCTCGCCGTCACCCCCTCCGTGCTGACGACCCGCATCGTGCTGGCCATGGCGGCGGGGGGCGCTGTACTTGTCCTGGCCGGTGCGGTCTACGCGGCCACCTACGCCACGGGCCGGATCGAGGAGAGGCTCGAAGCCCTGTGCTCCCTGAGTGCTCGCGGTAACAGCGAATTGCAGCACCTCGTGGAGAAAGTCCGCAACGGTGAAGACGCCGTACCACGCAGTGTCGACGCGCTGCCCGCCGAAACCACCGACGCGTTCGTGCTGCTGGAGTACGACCTGCTCCGTTCGCAAAGCGCCGCGCAGAACACGGTCCTGCAGGTAGCGAACATGAAGCCGGTTGCCGGGTCCGAGCAGCAGGTCGAGGTGTTCGTCAACGTGGCCCGGCGGATGCAGTCGCTCGTGCACCGCGAGATCAGCCTCCTCGACGAGCTGGAAGCCAAGGTCGAGGATCCCGACCTGCTCAAGGGCCTGTTCACGATCGACCACCTCGCCACCCAGATGCGCCGCCAGTCGGAGAGCCTCGCCGTGCTCGGGGGTGCCGCGTCCGGGCGGCGGTGGAGCCGCCCGGTGAACCTGTACGAGGTGTTGCGCTCCGCTGTCGCCGAGGTCGAGTCCTACCCGCGTGTCAAGGTGGTGCCGCCGAGCGCCGGCGCGGTGCACGGCGCCGCCGTCGTCGACGTGATCCACCTGGTCGCCGAGCTCATCGAGAACGCCGCGAAGTTCTCTCCGCCGCACGCCCACGTGGTGGTCCGTGCTGAAGAAGTCGCCGCCGGCGTGGCCGTCGAGGTCGAGGACCGCGGCCTGGGAATGGCTCCCGCCGACCAGCGCCGGATGAACGGCCTGCTCGCTGACCCCGGCCAGGTCAACATCGGTGAGCTGCTGCGCGACGGCCGTATCGGCCTCTACGTGGTCGCGGCCCTCGCCCGCAAACACGGGGCACGGGTCCAGCTCCAGACCAACGTGTACGGCGGTACTCAGGCGGTCGCCGTGCTACCGAGGAGCCTGATCAGCCCGCAGGGCCAGGACACGGGGACGCAGGCGCAGCCGGAGCCCGCCCCGGCACCCGGTGTCCCCGAGACACCGCAGCGCGCTGCCGCGCCGTCGCCGTACGCGGAGCCGCCACCGACCGCGTCCGGGGGCGGTTCCGGTTCGGGGCCGGTGCCGCAGGACACAGGGGCGCAGGTACGCCCGGAACCGACCCCGGCATCGGGCACTTCCCGGCCGCCGCAGTGGCCCACCCCGGCGGCGAGCCACGCGGAGCCGCCACCGACCGCCCCGGGAGGCGGTTCCGGTTCAGGGCCGGTGCCGCAGGACACAGGGGCGCAGGTACGCCCGGAACCAGCCCCGGCATCGGGCACTTCCCGGCCGCCGCAGTGGCCCACCCCGGCGGCGAGCCACGCGGAGCCGCCACCGACCGCCCCGGGAGGCGGTAACGGATCGGGGCCGGTGCCGCAGGACACAGGGGCGCAGGTACGCCCGGAACCAGCCCCGGCATCGGGCACTTCCCGGCCGCCGCAGTGGCCCACCCCGGCGGCGAGCCACGCGGAGCCGCCACCGGCCGCCCCGGGAGGCGGTAACGGATCGGGGCCGGCGCCGCAGGGGACGGGCGAACAGCGGGCCGGTTCGGAGTTCATCTCGCGGCGTCCCGCGTCCACTTCCCTCGCTGCCTCTACAGCACATTCGGCGCCTCCGGGCAACGAGCACCGCCCCCCGCTTCCGCAGCGCCGTGCCCAGACCCACCTGGCCCCCCAGCTGCGCGAGTCCCCCGAACCACGCGACGACGAACCGGGCACCGAGCACTCTCCAGGGCTGATGGCCGCTTTCCAGGGCGGGTTCAGCCAGGCCGAGGAGGAGGACAGGAACAGACCCGGCGACCGCACCGACTGA
- a CDS encoding DUF742 domain-containing protein, with translation MAGSEGGAWLDHDAGRLVRPYTVSAGRTSPTNELDLVSMVRSTGRVRQAQLAPEHAQALGLCQDPTSVAEVAARLHLPAVVTKILLSDLVDCGAVTTRPSAAMASPTDINVLEAVLDGLRKRL, from the coding sequence ATGGCGGGCTCTGAGGGCGGCGCATGGCTCGACCACGATGCCGGGCGCCTGGTGCGCCCGTACACAGTGAGTGCGGGGCGCACCAGCCCGACCAACGAGTTGGATCTGGTGTCCATGGTGCGCTCCACTGGTCGGGTCCGCCAGGCACAGCTCGCCCCGGAGCACGCGCAGGCTCTCGGCCTGTGCCAGGACCCGACCTCCGTCGCCGAGGTCGCGGCGCGGCTGCACCTGCCCGCGGTGGTCACCAAGATCCTGCTCTCTGACCTTGTGGACTGCGGCGCGGTGACCACCAGACCCTCCGCCGCTATGGCCAGTCCCACCGACATCAACGTACTGGAGGCGGTGCTCGATGGCCTACGAAAACGGCTCTGA
- a CDS encoding DUF2795 domain-containing protein, with protein MVATTTTERLQAALSDADFPADKDRLLEFARANGADDETVRALRALPVAEYENFEQVAASVAKTDAGGPTDDADKANARRHHTHPQMAEREKDIPSNPIVEELGENRGS; from the coding sequence ATGGTGGCAACGACGACGACCGAACGCTTGCAGGCCGCACTGAGCGACGCGGACTTCCCCGCGGACAAGGACCGGCTGCTCGAATTCGCGCGCGCGAACGGCGCCGACGACGAGACGGTCCGCGCGCTCCGCGCCCTGCCGGTGGCGGAGTACGAGAACTTCGAGCAGGTGGCCGCTTCCGTCGCGAAGACCGACGCGGGCGGCCCGACCGACGACGCGGACAAGGCGAACGCCCGCCGGCACCACACCCACCCGCAGATGGCCGAGCGGGAGAAGGACATTCCCAGCAACCCGATCGTGGAAGAACTCGGGGAGAACCGCGGCAGCTAA
- a CDS encoding GTP-binding protein — MAYENGSELFPTAVKILIAGGFGVGKTTLIGSTSEIEPLSTEELITAASIGTDSLLGVEDKTTTTVAFDFGRITIDPQHILYLFGTPGQDRFWFMWNELSTGTLGAVVLVDARRLDASFDAVDFFERRGIDFLVAVNEFDDAYRYDPEEVSAALKLQPNVPVVLCDARDPRSATSVLVTLVQQVLAGVARPSSQLG; from the coding sequence ATGGCCTACGAAAACGGCTCTGAGCTGTTTCCCACCGCGGTCAAGATCCTGATCGCGGGTGGTTTTGGTGTCGGGAAGACAACCCTCATCGGTTCGACGAGCGAGATCGAGCCCCTAAGCACCGAGGAGCTCATTACCGCCGCCAGTATCGGTACCGACAGCCTGCTGGGGGTGGAGGACAAGACCACCACCACGGTGGCCTTCGACTTCGGCCGCATCACTATCGACCCGCAACACATCCTCTACCTGTTCGGCACGCCCGGTCAGGACCGGTTCTGGTTCATGTGGAACGAGCTGTCCACCGGGACGCTGGGCGCGGTCGTGCTGGTCGACGCGCGTCGCCTGGACGCCAGCTTCGACGCGGTTGACTTCTTCGAGCGCCGCGGGATCGACTTCCTTGTCGCCGTCAACGAGTTCGACGACGCTTACCGCTACGACCCCGAGGAGGTGAGTGCGGCTCTCAAACTGCAGCCCAATGTGCCGGTCGTGCTCTGCGACGCGCGCGACCCCCGCTCCGCGACATCCGTACTGGTCACCCTGGTCCAGCAGGTACTTGCGGGCGTTGCGCGCCCCTCGTCGCAGCTCGGCTAG